In a single window of the Verrucomicrobiota bacterium genome:
- a CDS encoding HEAT repeat domain-containing protein, protein MRRAILLVTAALSASLIAMPSLCATPDTAVKENPWLLLDAPDRAVLGRIGIGDNTTLQIGTGLMRNAVTRHEDPTVRAACAKVLGRLEVKAASDVLMWALNDREAAVRREAAIALGVLKERRAVEPLGVLWRKEPDAENRVAVIQALGVIADRRAGAILAEALIMDPDERIRSKAAEVISAMEDGRAWKQLIQALSDKSPGVRIQAAHALGALEDKRAVDELIACLQDEHPEVRGAAAGALGRIDSSKSVGPLIELLQDSHDGVRGTTATALGQLKAKKAVKPLEKIAEGDPNEWVREQAANALTAIREDD, encoded by the coding sequence ATGCGGCGAGCGATCCTGTTGGTCACAGCGGCCCTCAGTGCAAGTCTCATCGCCATGCCGAGCCTGTGTGCCACACCGGACACGGCGGTCAAGGAGAACCCCTGGCTGTTGCTCGACGCGCCCGACCGGGCGGTGCTCGGGAGGATCGGCATCGGCGACAATACGACGCTGCAGATCGGCACCGGGCTGATGCGCAACGCGGTCACACGCCACGAAGATCCCACCGTGCGCGCGGCGTGCGCCAAGGTGCTGGGCCGGCTCGAGGTCAAGGCGGCTTCGGACGTGCTCATGTGGGCGCTCAATGACCGCGAGGCGGCCGTGCGGCGCGAGGCAGCCATCGCGCTTGGCGTGCTCAAGGAACGTCGCGCCGTCGAGCCGCTCGGCGTCCTGTGGCGCAAGGAGCCGGACGCGGAGAACCGCGTCGCGGTCATCCAGGCGCTCGGCGTCATTGCCGACCGCCGCGCGGGCGCGATTCTCGCCGAGGCCCTCATCATGGACCCGGACGAGCGCATCCGCTCCAAGGCGGCCGAAGTGATCAGCGCGATGGAGGACGGGCGCGCCTGGAAGCAGCTCATTCAGGCGCTGTCGGACAAGAGCCCGGGCGTGCGGATACAGGCCGCGCATGCGCTCGGCGCGCTCGAAGACAAACGCGCCGTCGACGAGCTCATTGCCTGTCTCCAGGACGAACACCCCGAGGTACGTGGGGCGGCCGCGGGCGCGCTCGGGAGGATCGACAGCTCCAAGTCGGTCGGCCCGCTCATCGAACTGCTCCAGGATTCACACGACGGTGTGCGCGGGACGACGGCCACGGCCCTCGGCCAGCTCAAGGCCAAGAAGGCGGTCAAACCGCTGGAGAAAATC
- the deoC gene encoding deoxyribose-phosphate aldolase, with amino-acid sequence MVPERLIDHTNLKPDATRADVERLCDEALEHSFAAVCVNPVWVELCAERLAGSNTRVATVAGFPLGATLPDAKAFEAARSVERGAHEIDMVINIGALLEGDEKAVAADTRVVREACAGGIVLKVIIETCYLSDAQKRTACRIALSEGADFVKTSTGLGPGGATAADVSLMRRVVGPEMGVKAAGGIRDAATFWTMLRAGANRIGTSAAVAIMREIRYGAAPR; translated from the coding sequence CTGGTGCCGGAACGACTCATAGACCACACGAACCTCAAGCCGGACGCGACGCGCGCCGACGTTGAACGCCTCTGTGACGAAGCGCTCGAGCACAGCTTCGCCGCCGTGTGCGTCAACCCGGTCTGGGTCGAACTGTGCGCCGAGCGCCTCGCCGGCTCGAACACGCGCGTTGCCACCGTCGCCGGCTTCCCCCTCGGCGCGACGCTGCCCGACGCGAAAGCCTTCGAGGCCGCGCGCTCCGTCGAGCGCGGCGCCCACGAGATCGATATGGTCATCAACATCGGCGCGCTGCTCGAGGGCGACGAGAAAGCCGTCGCGGCCGATACCCGCGTCGTGCGCGAGGCGTGTGCGGGCGGCATCGTTCTCAAAGTCATCATCGAGACCTGCTATCTCAGTGACGCGCAGAAGCGCACCGCGTGCCGCATCGCGCTGAGCGAGGGCGCCGACTTCGTCAAGACTTCGACCGGCCTCGGTCCCGGCGGGGCAACGGCCGCCGATGTCAGCCTCATGCGCCGCGTCGTCGGCCCCGAGATGGGCGTCAAAGCCGCCGGCGGCATCCGCGACGCCGCGACCTTCTGGACCATGCTCCGCGCCGGCGCGAACCGCATCGGGACCAGCGCCGCCGTCGCCATCATGCGCGAGATCCGGTACGGAGCCGCACCACGATGA
- the rsgA gene encoding ribosome small subunit-dependent GTPase A, translating to MSDSVRQGTVERVDATLSRVRVGDEVLDCTVRRKLVKFAKGEKTVVVGDRVVVEQTDRGEWIIKEVAPRRSQLARPGFRGRTERVIVANVDELVIVAAAADPDYRTGLIDRYLVIAERTGLPAVIGINKIDLVDGDGRRRIEQALGFYADIGSKIFYVSALDGTGLDELRAQLTGKESVLCGHSGVGKSSLINRLIPGVDLGTREVSDVTGRGRHMTSAVTMLALPGGGYIVDTPGIREFGLIGIRRDELWHYFREFVAYDGQCRFHNCVHINEPGCAIKAALDEGKIQPSRYDSYQRLYEELPATDWELGN from the coding sequence GTGAGCGATTCGGTTCGTCAAGGTACGGTCGAGCGTGTGGATGCCACGTTGAGCCGCGTGCGCGTCGGCGACGAGGTGCTCGACTGCACCGTGCGGCGCAAGCTCGTCAAGTTCGCCAAGGGCGAGAAGACGGTTGTCGTCGGCGACCGCGTCGTCGTCGAGCAGACCGATCGCGGTGAGTGGATCATCAAGGAGGTGGCGCCGCGGCGCAGTCAGCTGGCGCGGCCGGGCTTTCGCGGCCGGACCGAGCGCGTTATCGTCGCTAACGTTGACGAGTTGGTCATTGTCGCCGCCGCCGCCGACCCCGACTACAGGACCGGCCTGATTGACCGCTACCTCGTCATCGCCGAGCGTACCGGTTTGCCGGCCGTCATCGGCATCAACAAGATCGACCTCGTTGATGGCGACGGCCGGCGCCGGATCGAGCAGGCGCTCGGCTTCTACGCCGACATCGGCTCGAAGATCTTCTACGTCAGCGCCCTCGACGGCACCGGCCTCGACGAGCTGCGCGCCCAGCTCACGGGCAAGGAGTCGGTGCTCTGTGGCCACAGCGGAGTCGGCAAGTCGTCGCTCATCAACCGGCTGATACCCGGCGTCGACCTCGGCACCAGGGAGGTGAGCGACGTTACAGGCCGCGGCCGGCATATGACGAGCGCTGTCACAATGCTCGCATTGCCCGGCGGCGGGTACATAGTCGACACGCCCGGCATCCGCGAGTTCGGCCTCATCGGCATCCGGCGCGACGAGCTCTGGCACTACTTCCGCGAGTTCGTCGCCTACGACGGCCAATGCCGCTTCCACAACTGCGTCCACATCAACGAACCCGGCTGCGCCATCAAAGCTGCCCTCGACGAGGGCAAGATCCAGCCATCGCGCTACGATTCCTACCAGCGCCTGTACGAAGAACTCCCCGCCACCGACTGGGAGCTCGGAAATTAG
- a CDS encoding protein kinase, whose amino-acid sequence MFRPRQKFGKYVIERRLDEGGFAAVYRALDTVEGRRVALKVPHANLVTPELLEDFRREVRVTATLDHPNILPVKDASFIDGQFVIVMPLLVESLHDRLSRRLSRRVALDFFEQILDAVACAHRHRIIHCDIKPGNLLLDAAGRVRLTDFGVAKVAARTVKASGTGTVGYIAPEQAMGRPSLRSDVFSVGLVLWEMLSGKLPEWPFEWPLDGTVKLRAGYHPDLVALLRRAIELDPRRRFRDGEQMLAVFRKVKAKAIRRVNGRARRRKPKTRGWRELLWREFQRTYGKALGTRFKCAKCSGPVAEAMQHCPWCGADRAMHRDSTRFPARCPRCKRGVKLDWVYCPWCWGGAIGPKSHRAFPDARYDGRCANHACARKELMPFMRYCPWCHTRVRKKWPIAGTKAKCPSCGSHVAGEFWSHCPWCGKRLGR is encoded by the coding sequence GTGTTTCGGCCGAGGCAGAAGTTTGGGAAATACGTGATTGAGCGGCGGCTCGATGAGGGCGGCTTTGCGGCCGTGTACCGCGCGCTCGACACGGTCGAGGGGCGGCGGGTGGCGCTCAAGGTGCCGCACGCCAACCTGGTGACGCCCGAGCTGCTGGAGGATTTCCGGCGCGAGGTGCGCGTCACGGCCACGCTCGACCACCCGAACATCCTGCCGGTCAAGGACGCGAGCTTCATTGACGGGCAGTTCGTGATCGTGATGCCGCTGCTGGTCGAGTCGCTGCACGACCGGCTGTCGCGGCGGCTGTCGCGGCGGGTGGCGCTCGATTTCTTCGAGCAGATCCTCGATGCGGTCGCCTGCGCGCACCGGCACCGGATCATCCACTGCGACATCAAGCCGGGCAATCTCCTGCTCGACGCGGCGGGCCGCGTGCGGCTGACGGACTTCGGCGTGGCCAAGGTAGCGGCGCGGACGGTGAAAGCGTCGGGCACGGGCACCGTGGGCTACATCGCGCCGGAACAGGCGATGGGCAGGCCGTCGTTGCGCTCGGACGTGTTCTCCGTCGGGCTGGTGCTCTGGGAGATGCTCTCCGGCAAGCTGCCGGAGTGGCCGTTCGAGTGGCCGCTCGACGGCACGGTCAAGCTGCGCGCCGGTTACCACCCCGATCTGGTCGCGCTGCTGCGCCGGGCCATCGAGCTGGACCCGCGCAGAAGGTTCCGCGACGGCGAGCAGATGCTGGCCGTGTTCCGCAAGGTGAAGGCGAAGGCCATCCGGCGGGTAAACGGCCGCGCCCGTCGCCGCAAGCCGAAGACGCGCGGCTGGCGCGAGCTGCTCTGGCGCGAGTTCCAGCGCACGTACGGCAAGGCGCTCGGGACGCGGTTTAAGTGCGCGAAATGCAGCGGGCCGGTCGCCGAGGCGATGCAGCACTGCCCCTGGTGCGGCGCCGACCGCGCCATGCACCGCGACTCGACACGCTTCCCGGCGCGCTGCCCGCGCTGCAAGCGGGGCGTCAAGCTCGACTGGGTCTATTGCCCGTGGTGCTGGGGCGGAGCGATCGGCCCGAAGAGCCACCGCGCGTTCCCCGACGCGCGCTACGACGGCCGCTGTGCGAACCACGCCTGCGCGCGCAAGGAGCTGATGCCGTTCATGCGCTACTGCCCGTGGTGCCACACGCGCGTGAGGAAGAAGTGGCCGATTGCCGGCACAAAGGCGAAGTGTCCGTCGTGCGGCTCGCACGTCGCGGGCGAGTTCTGGTCACACTGCCCGTGGTGCGGCAAGCGCTTGGGGAGATGA